Proteins encoded within one genomic window of Legionella sp. PC997:
- a CDS encoding glycosyltransferase family 87 protein, protein MSRYQKIGILLLLSFYCLLSFFIFMRYQKSDFSSLYYSCQAVLQGENPYINFSIMYMSSLKMLPANVNPPFVVWSFSFLAKLSYFNGLVVWFCLSLVLGVIGTRIAFYYAFSSQFFQKNHINLYLLYFAFFPTLMNFVTQQFGGILLFFLMLGYYFYWNHRDYFAGILWGIIIAIKLFPALLFFYVLKQGRKRVFVTMLLVFLVASFLPAVLKGPMLYQQYFKMMTGVFWYGDGWNASIYGFIYRLFFGGEIIPNKSYLIPINILYAVLLLILFLWYWRKLGPAEKDPINHQPFCLTLAMMLLMSPLGWSYYFPLLIFPLILTWFSALEEQNNSTKTMFIWLVSFFLINLPIDNMNSQDMSNYLVRISYASYCFYGLLLLTYLLTQRKKIYGNNELQSDGTKYYSLSILTGIFIFGLFIPVLFYLLRAFTLAFNL, encoded by the coding sequence ATGAGTCGCTACCAAAAAATAGGCATTCTCCTGCTGTTGAGCTTCTATTGTTTGCTCTCCTTCTTCATTTTTATGCGTTATCAAAAAAGTGATTTCTCATCTCTTTATTATTCGTGTCAAGCAGTATTACAAGGAGAAAATCCTTATATAAATTTTTCTATAATGTATATGTCTTCCTTAAAGATGTTACCTGCCAATGTAAATCCACCATTTGTTGTGTGGAGCTTTAGCTTTTTGGCGAAGTTAAGTTACTTTAATGGATTAGTTGTATGGTTTTGTCTTTCTCTTGTTTTGGGAGTAATTGGCACACGGATTGCGTTTTATTATGCCTTCTCTTCTCAATTTTTTCAAAAAAATCATATCAATTTATATCTACTTTATTTCGCATTTTTTCCGACATTAATGAATTTTGTAACACAGCAATTTGGTGGTATTTTATTGTTTTTCCTCATGCTGGGTTATTATTTTTATTGGAATCATCGCGATTATTTTGCAGGTATATTATGGGGCATTATTATTGCAATTAAATTGTTTCCCGCACTGTTATTTTTCTACGTTTTAAAACAAGGCCGGAAGCGAGTTTTTGTGACGATGTTACTAGTTTTCTTAGTGGCTTCGTTTTTACCTGCTGTATTAAAAGGACCAATGCTTTATCAACAATATTTCAAAATGATGACGGGCGTATTTTGGTATGGGGATGGTTGGAATGCTTCCATTTATGGTTTTATTTATCGTCTTTTTTTTGGAGGTGAAATAATTCCTAATAAGTCCTATTTAATACCTATTAATATATTGTATGCAGTGTTGCTTTTAATTTTGTTCCTGTGGTACTGGAGAAAGTTAGGTCCCGCTGAAAAGGATCCAATAAATCATCAACCTTTTTGTTTGACATTGGCTATGATGTTACTTATGAGTCCTTTAGGTTGGTCTTATTATTTTCCTTTATTGATTTTCCCCCTAATCCTTACTTGGTTTTCGGCCTTAGAGGAACAAAATAATTCGACCAAAACAATGTTTATTTGGCTGGTAAGTTTTTTCCTTATCAATTTGCCTATTGATAATATGAATAGCCAAGACATGTCCAATTACCTAGTTCGAATAAGTTATGCTTCTTATTGTTTTTATGGGCTACTTCTTTTAACTTATCTTTTAACTCAAAGAAAAAAAATCTATGGCAATAATGAACTTCAGTCTGATGGGACGAAGTATTACTCCCTGTCTATCCTAACTGGCATTTTTATATTTGGGCTGTTCATCCCAGTGCTATTTTATCTTCTACGCGCATTTACCCTTGCTTTTAATTTATAG
- a CDS encoding PilN domain-containing protein — protein sequence MSQSINFLKGLPKSTSRLPAALMGLIVLITLVILAIISMVLELNNFQTYKTLRMTQGNLMQAQEDFNKLAKSYPLLVSDIPFVKRVKILEKKMQAKKIELDSLQHLVMRRGFSEYLFDLAQTTSNTLWLNQIQINHDTNSITLNGYAIRPDSVSELMSQLLTTNSFKNVIFNLFFVKTIKNHPYLKFSIATHALGPQEEAITEQTAPAKNAQGVK from the coding sequence ATGAGTCAATCAATAAATTTTCTCAAAGGGCTTCCCAAAAGTACCAGTCGCTTACCTGCTGCATTAATGGGTTTGATAGTCCTTATTACCTTGGTCATTTTAGCTATTATCTCAATGGTTCTTGAGTTAAATAACTTCCAAACTTATAAAACCCTTAGGATGACCCAAGGGAACTTAATGCAGGCACAAGAAGATTTCAATAAATTGGCAAAGAGCTATCCACTGCTCGTCAGTGATATTCCTTTTGTGAAACGCGTTAAAATCCTTGAGAAAAAAATGCAAGCTAAGAAAATAGAACTTGATTCCTTGCAGCACCTGGTTATGCGACGGGGATTTTCTGAATACCTGTTTGATTTGGCTCAAACAACGTCCAATACTTTATGGCTAAATCAAATTCAAATTAATCATGATACCAATAGTATTACTTTAAATGGATACGCTATTCGTCCTGATTCAGTGTCCGAACTGATGAGTCAGCTATTAACTACTAATTCGTTTAAAAATGTCATTTTCAATTTATTTTTTGTAAAAACAATTAAAAATCACCCTTATTTGAAATTCTCCATTGCTACCCATGCTCTTGGACCACAGGAAGAAGCAATTACTGAACAAACTGCTCCGGCTAAAAATGCGCAGGGAGTAAAGTGA
- a CDS encoding aspartate carbamoyltransferase catalytic subunit, producing the protein MNHFLEISQLSRQQIESLLQRAVYFKNHNSSQYPSYAQHTVANLFYENSTRTRVSFELAAQRLSMPVINLDLQSSSETKGEIIEDTIRTLAAMGIQYFVIRHSQEGLQQSLVNQIGNSVHIINAGDGTHAHPSQALLDMMTILEQKPRLDQLKIAILGNIRHSRVANSFQWICAQLGVGELVFVAPELWQPKSLHYGRVTHDLRDGLTNADVVICLRVQRERLLESDHLDLDSYRRDFALTKGSLAYTRPDVMVMHPGPINRGVEIDSDVADGPNSFILNQVANGVFVRMAIFDALCNQR; encoded by the coding sequence ATGAATCATTTTTTAGAAATTAGTCAATTATCACGACAACAGATTGAGTCTTTACTCCAACGCGCGGTTTATTTTAAAAATCATAACTCATCCCAATATCCTTCCTATGCACAACATACGGTTGCGAATTTGTTTTATGAAAACAGTACTCGCACTCGGGTGAGTTTTGAATTGGCTGCCCAGCGTTTATCGATGCCAGTAATTAATTTAGACTTACAAAGCTCTTCTGAAACTAAGGGAGAGATTATTGAAGATACAATCCGTACCTTGGCTGCAATGGGAATTCAGTATTTTGTAATTCGTCATTCACAAGAGGGTTTACAACAAAGTTTAGTAAATCAAATTGGAAATAGTGTCCATATAATAAACGCTGGGGATGGTACCCATGCTCATCCAAGTCAGGCTTTGCTGGATATGATGACGATCCTTGAACAAAAACCACGGTTGGATCAATTAAAAATAGCTATTTTGGGAAATATTAGACACTCACGTGTAGCGAATTCCTTTCAATGGATTTGTGCACAACTGGGTGTAGGTGAGCTTGTTTTCGTTGCGCCGGAACTATGGCAGCCAAAGAGCTTGCATTATGGGCGGGTTACTCACGATCTACGCGATGGATTAACTAATGCTGATGTCGTGATTTGTTTGCGGGTTCAACGCGAGCGTTTATTGGAGTCAGATCATTTGGATCTGGATTCTTATCGACGTGATTTTGCGTTAACCAAGGGAAGTCTAGCATATACTCGTCCGGATGTAATGGTGATGCACCCGGGACCTATAAATCGTGGTGTTGAAATAGACAGTGATGTGGCCGATGGGCCGAACTCTTTTATATTAAATCAAGTTGCTAATGGGGTTTTCGTACGGATGGCAATTTTTGATGCCTTATGTAATCAAAGGTAG
- a CDS encoding aminotransferase class IV, with translation MIRTRVLTEGECNFAFPIDDRIFLGEGLFETLRVEEAKPCCAYLHWQRLTDSARKLDIPFDLSFEHWLEHLLHKIKQDNLYHGGIKAILSGGSAPRGLAARGQVSQLAFQAFNYSIETHPQRLVSASWLRDGTNPIYQVKSINYLEAILARRQAIAAVADDALFFNLQQHATETTCANLFVIHDNCLLTPPVTDGVLPGITRSRLLQCSKQQGINCMEVSVTKTMLKEADALFVTNSLQGIRPISSLDDIVFAVDHPLLNQLSSSLRFENESDQNAIA, from the coding sequence ATGATACGAACACGAGTACTCACAGAAGGGGAATGTAATTTTGCATTTCCAATAGATGATCGCATCTTTTTGGGCGAGGGGTTGTTTGAAACGCTCAGAGTAGAGGAAGCGAAGCCATGTTGTGCTTATTTGCATTGGCAGCGATTAACGGATTCGGCACGAAAATTGGATATCCCCTTCGATCTTTCCTTTGAGCACTGGTTAGAGCATCTGCTCCATAAAATTAAGCAAGATAATTTGTATCATGGTGGTATTAAAGCGATTTTAAGTGGGGGTTCTGCCCCTAGAGGCTTGGCAGCACGAGGACAAGTAAGTCAACTTGCATTTCAAGCGTTTAATTATTCTATAGAAACCCATCCACAGCGATTAGTAAGTGCGTCCTGGCTAAGAGATGGAACTAATCCTATATATCAAGTGAAATCAATCAATTATTTAGAGGCGATCCTCGCTCGTCGTCAGGCTATTGCGGCAGTTGCCGATGATGCTTTATTTTTTAACTTGCAACAGCATGCGACAGAAACCACCTGTGCAAACTTATTTGTGATCCACGATAATTGTTTGCTAACACCTCCTGTAACCGATGGGGTGCTTCCTGGCATTACTCGTTCAAGACTTCTACAATGTTCCAAGCAGCAAGGCATAAATTGCATGGAGGTTTCGGTAACCAAAACAATGCTAAAGGAAGCGGATGCTCTTTTTGTAACTAATTCCTTACAAGGGATTCGCCCGATATCCTCTTTGGATGACATTGTTTTTGCAGTAGATCATCCATTACTTAATCAATTATCTTCTTCTCTGCGTTTTGAAAACGAAAGTGATCAAAATGCAATAGCTTGA
- a CDS encoding YifB family Mg chelatase-like AAA ATPase — MNLAFTKTRSTVGILAQPVSVEVHLSNGLPGFTIVGLAETAVKESKDRVRSAIINSQFEFPCRRITVNLGPADLPKIGSGFDLPIALGILAASDQIPQNQLADHEFIAELALSGELRGISAIIPAVLAAHKSQSLLIIASANAHEAALTGYQNIYSANNLREVCSYLCQGTSLHALPPKPESCVRPYTMDWSDIKGQFHAKKAMEIAACGGHSILLSGAPGSGKTMLAKRFNTLLPPLSETQALECVVINSIRGKLPDFSQWRSPPFRAPHHTASPASLVGGGNPPKPGEISLAHHGVLFLDELPEFSRHVLETLRQPLESGTVCISRAAAQIEYPAQFQFIAAMNPCPCGQWGNPQANCLCSSDRIKRYHAKISAPLLDRIDMHITVQALTQEELVAPNNNPLKQSELIREQVIQARTIQVERQNCLNAYLSANTCEKICALGSEEQDFLHQSMLQFKLSARGYHRLLKVARTIADMNQSILVSKIHLQQALSFRHALRTPV; from the coding sequence ATGAATCTTGCGTTTACTAAAACACGTAGTACCGTTGGGATATTGGCACAACCCGTGTCAGTAGAAGTTCATTTATCAAATGGATTGCCTGGATTTACAATAGTGGGGCTGGCCGAAACCGCAGTGAAAGAAAGTAAGGATCGAGTCCGCTCCGCGATTATTAATAGCCAGTTCGAATTCCCCTGCCGCAGAATCACAGTGAACTTGGGACCTGCTGACTTACCCAAAATTGGGAGTGGTTTTGATTTACCCATCGCTCTTGGAATTCTTGCTGCATCAGATCAAATTCCTCAAAATCAATTGGCCGATCATGAATTTATCGCAGAACTTGCCTTAAGTGGAGAGCTTCGAGGGATTTCTGCTATTATTCCTGCGGTCTTAGCAGCACATAAAAGCCAAAGTTTACTTATTATTGCCAGTGCAAATGCTCATGAAGCGGCACTAACCGGCTATCAAAACATCTATAGTGCTAATAATTTGCGCGAAGTGTGTAGCTACCTTTGTCAAGGAACTTCATTACACGCGTTACCACCCAAGCCGGAATCATGCGTCAGACCATACACGATGGATTGGTCTGACATCAAAGGACAATTTCATGCAAAAAAAGCAATGGAAATTGCAGCATGTGGTGGTCACAGCATCTTGCTAAGTGGTGCTCCTGGAAGTGGTAAAACGATGTTAGCAAAACGGTTTAATACCTTATTACCTCCACTATCTGAAACACAGGCCTTAGAATGTGTGGTCATCAATTCCATACGGGGTAAATTACCTGATTTTAGCCAATGGCGCTCACCTCCTTTTCGCGCCCCCCATCATACTGCGTCCCCTGCATCTCTAGTAGGTGGAGGAAACCCACCTAAGCCGGGAGAGATCTCTCTAGCACATCATGGGGTTTTGTTTCTTGATGAGTTACCTGAATTTAGCCGCCATGTTCTAGAAACTTTAAGACAACCGCTTGAGTCAGGAACCGTTTGCATTTCCAGAGCCGCTGCACAAATCGAATATCCCGCTCAATTTCAGTTCATCGCAGCAATGAATCCTTGTCCTTGCGGGCAATGGGGAAATCCACAAGCAAACTGTTTATGCAGTTCTGATCGTATTAAACGTTATCATGCAAAGATTTCAGCACCTTTATTAGATCGGATTGATATGCATATCACGGTCCAAGCATTAACTCAGGAAGAATTGGTTGCTCCGAATAATAATCCCCTAAAACAAAGTGAATTAATCCGAGAACAAGTTATCCAAGCACGAACTATACAGGTAGAACGACAAAATTGCCTCAATGCCTATTTAAGCGCTAATACTTGTGAAAAAATTTGTGCGTTAGGATCTGAAGAACAAGATTTTTTACATCAATCGATGCTGCAATTCAAACTTTCTGCTCGAGGATATCATCGCTTATTGAAAGTTGCACGTACGATAGCCGACATGAATCAAAGCATCCTGGTTTCTAAAATCCATTTACAACAAGCATTATCCTTTAGACATGCCTTACGCACTCCTGTATAG
- a CDS encoding AMP-binding protein, with amino-acid sequence MEQVMWKESQKQRARRWIRAILAYWFKVEVQGTYQPESNSVIIANRTSKIDLLLLAAFLPEQLTVAFPPRSAGKLWMKMMMLFADVIIIDSTNAFAARALVKAIREGKRCVIFPQGIGLQEESLKVFDAPGMVLQKAGSSVIPIRIDGAQHSIFSISKDKHRTYLFPKIILHVLPTRSYIEKENTPLNRNAMSTRLFQLISEQTFANSYQPMTMFEALIQGSVLGTKSKAKIEDANRAPLTSKQFLARCFILGRQIKEQTQVGEHVGIMLPTTIAGMVTFFALHAYRRIPAMLNFSLGLHNLLATCTVAEVKTIYTARQFIDTAKLDDLVEGLQNAGIKIYFLEDFKSSINLGNKLSGIFKGMFPTRAYQLIGNPVSAEEPGVILFTSGSEGLPKGVVLTHANLLANCCQLTSRVDFSSRDKFFNALPIFHCFGLTTGSILPLINGISCFFYPSPLHYKIIPGLIYQTSATIMLGTDTFLTGYARAAERHDFSSVRYIFAGAEKVKPETIRHWIDTFGVKVYEGYGATEASPVISMNCPLASIPGSVGMLLPSMESRIQPVDGIAEGGRLILRGPNIMKGYLSCDKSEKIIPPEDGWHDTGDIVTMNEEGFITIAGRAKRFAKIAGEMVSLTAVEGVAASIWPELLHAAVSMKSPKKGEQIILYSEADNANKTSFIKRIKELNYSELLVPHKIVPGNKIPVLPSGKIDYVTIQNELIEE; translated from the coding sequence ATGGAACAAGTAATGTGGAAGGAAAGCCAAAAGCAACGTGCCCGTAGATGGATTAGAGCAATCTTAGCCTACTGGTTTAAGGTGGAGGTGCAGGGAACGTATCAGCCGGAGTCTAATTCAGTCATTATTGCCAATAGAACCTCAAAAATTGATTTGCTTTTGCTTGCTGCTTTTTTACCTGAGCAATTGACGGTAGCGTTTCCTCCACGATCAGCTGGTAAACTTTGGATGAAGATGATGATGCTTTTTGCTGATGTCATTATCATTGACTCTACCAACGCTTTTGCAGCAAGAGCTTTAGTCAAAGCCATACGAGAAGGAAAGCGTTGTGTTATTTTTCCGCAGGGAATTGGATTGCAAGAAGAGAGCTTAAAGGTTTTTGATGCCCCAGGAATGGTGTTACAAAAGGCTGGCTCTTCAGTGATTCCAATCCGTATCGACGGAGCCCAACACAGTATTTTTTCGATAAGTAAAGATAAGCATCGTACTTATTTATTTCCAAAAATTATCTTACATGTATTGCCGACACGATCTTATATCGAGAAGGAAAATACACCTCTTAACCGAAATGCAATGAGCACTCGGTTGTTTCAGTTAATTAGTGAACAGACTTTTGCAAATAGTTATCAACCAATGACAATGTTTGAAGCACTCATTCAAGGAAGTGTGTTAGGAACAAAGAGTAAAGCAAAAATTGAAGATGCAAATCGTGCGCCGTTAACTTCCAAACAATTTCTTGCTCGTTGTTTTATTTTAGGTCGACAAATTAAGGAGCAAACTCAAGTAGGAGAGCATGTCGGTATCATGCTGCCTACCACGATTGCGGGCATGGTTACCTTTTTTGCTTTACATGCATATCGACGCATTCCAGCTATGCTAAATTTTAGCTTGGGACTACATAATCTGTTAGCTACGTGTACTGTTGCAGAAGTAAAAACGATTTATACTGCAAGACAATTCATTGATACAGCAAAACTGGACGATTTGGTCGAGGGATTACAGAACGCAGGGATTAAGATTTATTTCCTCGAAGATTTTAAATCTTCTATTAATTTAGGGAATAAGCTTTCTGGGATATTCAAGGGGATGTTTCCTACTCGAGCCTATCAATTAATTGGTAACCCGGTTTCTGCAGAGGAGCCCGGAGTTATACTATTTACCTCGGGTTCAGAAGGGCTTCCGAAAGGAGTTGTTTTAACTCACGCTAATTTATTAGCCAATTGTTGCCAATTAACTTCGCGAGTGGATTTTTCTTCTCGTGATAAATTTTTCAATGCCTTGCCTATCTTTCATTGTTTTGGATTAACAACCGGTTCGATTCTGCCATTAATAAATGGAATTAGTTGCTTTTTTTATCCTTCTCCATTGCATTATAAAATAATTCCGGGTTTGATTTATCAAACCAGTGCTACCATTATGCTTGGAACCGATACCTTTTTAACAGGCTATGCTCGAGCGGCAGAACGGCATGATTTTAGCAGCGTCCGTTACATTTTTGCTGGAGCAGAAAAAGTGAAACCGGAAACGATTCGACATTGGATCGACACTTTTGGAGTGAAAGTCTATGAAGGATATGGTGCGACGGAAGCGTCGCCAGTGATTTCTATGAATTGCCCTTTAGCCTCTATTCCAGGAAGTGTGGGGATGTTGTTGCCCTCTATGGAAAGTCGAATACAACCTGTAGATGGTATTGCGGAAGGGGGCCGGTTAATCTTACGTGGGCCTAATATCATGAAAGGTTATCTCTCTTGCGACAAGTCGGAAAAGATTATTCCACCTGAAGACGGGTGGCATGATACAGGTGATATAGTGACTATGAATGAAGAGGGTTTCATTACCATTGCGGGCCGAGCAAAACGTTTTGCGAAGATTGCCGGGGAAATGGTTTCTCTTACTGCCGTAGAGGGTGTTGCTGCCTCAATTTGGCCTGAGTTATTACATGCTGCCGTAAGTATGAAGAGCCCGAAAAAAGGAGAGCAAATTATACTATATAGTGAAGCTGACAATGCCAATAAAACAAGCTTTATCAAGAGAATAAAGGAACTGAATTATTCAGAATTACTTGTACCGCATAAAATTGTTCCAGGAAATAAAATTCCCGTACTACCTTCAGGAAAAATAGATTATGTAACTATTCAAAATGAATTAATTGAAGAGTAA
- a CDS encoding prepilin-type N-terminal cleavage/methylation domain-containing protein, whose amino-acid sequence MPNRKQDGFSIIELIVFIVTIGIIVSGLLMGINQAQRYSGIPRATPQASFLANARMQIILMNRDINGYTALDDPCTSTPGLDICMALSNYALENNFVVSSPTISGSNPKIITLDVTGTGNATINASVYNYANN is encoded by the coding sequence ATGCCAAACCGGAAACAGGACGGTTTCTCTATCATTGAACTGATTGTTTTTATAGTCACTATAGGGATTATTGTGAGCGGATTATTGATGGGGATAAATCAAGCACAACGTTACAGCGGCATTCCTAGGGCAACACCGCAAGCAAGTTTTTTAGCGAATGCACGTATGCAAATAATATTAATGAACCGTGATATAAATGGTTATACCGCGTTAGACGACCCATGTACTAGTACCCCTGGTCTTGATATATGCATGGCATTATCGAATTATGCGTTAGAAAACAATTTTGTTGTAAGTTCCCCTACTATTTCAGGATCCAATCCAAAAATAATTACTCTGGATGTAACGGGTACTGGGAATGCCACAATTAATGCAAGTGTTTATAATTATGCGAACAATTAA
- a CDS encoding P-II family nitrogen regulator — protein MKMIMAIIKPFKLDDVHEALMEIGVPGITISETRGFGRQKGHTELYRGAEYVVDFLPKIKIELALPDDMVEAAIEAICKSAYTGKIGDGKIFVYELQQVVRVRTGEINADALT, from the coding sequence ATGAAAATGATTATGGCAATTATTAAGCCTTTTAAATTAGATGATGTTCATGAGGCATTAATGGAAATTGGTGTACCAGGAATAACTATTTCGGAAACACGTGGTTTCGGCCGACAAAAAGGGCATACGGAATTGTATCGTGGGGCTGAATATGTAGTGGATTTCCTTCCTAAAATTAAAATTGAACTAGCGCTACCAGACGACATGGTTGAAGCTGCAATTGAAGCAATTTGTAAGTCTGCATATACGGGTAAGATTGGTGATGGCAAAATTTTTGTTTATGAATTGCAACAAGTCGTTCGAGTACGTACTGGGGAAATCAATGCAGATGCCCTAACCTAA
- a CDS encoding type II secretion system protein J, producing MPQLMQVFIIMRTIKGFTLIEMLIVMIITGVVLSAVSLMLSAGFTNYFTGVKVTALTNQATMVMARMTKELQQANRFSAINPTNMTFTTIDGSTISYSWSNPILLRTGASAQTLNNQVTHFSLTYYQSNFTLTTTLTAVRAVTIDMTLSNGSERVPMINTVYLSNMS from the coding sequence ATGCCACAATTAATGCAAGTGTTTATAATTATGCGAACAATTAAAGGATTTACTCTCATTGAAATGCTCATTGTGATGATAATCACAGGTGTGGTTTTATCTGCAGTATCTCTTATGTTAAGTGCGGGTTTTACTAACTATTTTACAGGTGTAAAAGTTACTGCATTGACCAATCAGGCAACGATGGTTATGGCACGGATGACCAAAGAGCTACAACAGGCAAATCGTTTTTCAGCAATCAATCCAACTAATATGACATTCACCACTATAGATGGTTCTACTATATCTTATAGTTGGTCTAATCCGATTTTGTTAAGGACAGGTGCTTCAGCACAAACCCTCAATAACCAAGTGACTCATTTTTCGCTCACCTATTATCAATCTAACTTTACCTTAACAACAACCTTGACGGCAGTTCGTGCTGTAACAATCGATATGACTCTAAGTAATGGTAGTGAAAGAGTTCCAATGATCAATACGGTGTACTTAAGCAATATGTCCTAG
- a CDS encoding accessory factor UbiK family protein, which translates to MFDPKQFDDLAKKLFSALPPSLQNIEKDIQQKFKEVLQAAFSHMELITREEFDVQTKVLARTREKVEHLQKQVDMLLTQLNKDQK; encoded by the coding sequence ATGTTCGACCCCAAACAATTTGATGATTTAGCAAAAAAACTTTTTTCAGCTCTTCCCCCCAGTCTACAAAACATTGAAAAAGACATCCAACAAAAATTTAAAGAAGTCCTTCAAGCTGCCTTTTCTCATATGGAACTTATTACCCGGGAAGAATTTGATGTACAAACCAAAGTTCTGGCACGAACTCGCGAAAAAGTAGAACATCTTCAAAAGCAAGTCGATATGTTACTGACTCAGCTTAATAAAGATCAAAAATAA
- a CDS encoding PA3496 family putative envelope integrity protein, producing the protein MSDLFEDDEDAVVEVGEDFVDVDSELDVEAEIMENVPRGLDARRRLENMLDEKRLRDELDDFGDY; encoded by the coding sequence ATGAGTGATTTGTTTGAAGATGATGAAGATGCTGTTGTAGAAGTCGGAGAAGACTTCGTTGATGTGGACAGCGAATTGGATGTTGAAGCAGAAATTATGGAAAATGTTCCTCGTGGTTTGGATGCACGCAGGCGATTGGAAAATATGTTAGACGAAAAGCGGTTACGGGATGAACTGGACGATTTTGGCGACTATTAA
- a CDS encoding 5-formyltetrahydrofolate cyclo-ligase, translated as MTDYVKKALRDTMKQIRSKISVSYRATASTQVCTRIRLLEQYRQAKQIALYFAINGEIELDELWKNALLQGKICYFPVLNEDLTLSFLPATADTPFQKNRYGIPEPDVSPDLAIPVEELELVFVPLVAFDVRCNRIGMGAGYYDRTFKGKENCPLFGVAYQFQRVDDYLEPEPWDIQLNAVITQRAIYWYGG; from the coding sequence ATGACAGATTACGTCAAGAAGGCTTTAAGAGATACAATGAAACAAATACGCTCGAAGATATCTGTTTCGTATCGCGCCACGGCTTCAACTCAAGTATGTACCCGCATTCGCTTGCTGGAACAATATCGCCAAGCAAAGCAAATAGCACTTTATTTTGCGATAAACGGGGAAATTGAGTTAGATGAGCTATGGAAAAATGCTCTTTTACAAGGGAAAATTTGTTATTTCCCTGTTCTAAATGAGGATTTAACCCTCTCTTTTTTACCCGCCACAGCAGATACTCCTTTTCAGAAGAATCGCTATGGAATTCCGGAGCCGGATGTCAGCCCTGATTTGGCAATTCCCGTGGAGGAATTGGAGTTAGTTTTTGTTCCATTGGTGGCCTTTGATGTACGCTGTAATCGTATTGGGATGGGTGCTGGTTATTACGATCGAACTTTCAAAGGCAAAGAGAATTGTCCCTTGTTTGGCGTCGCCTACCAATTTCAACGAGTCGATGATTACCTTGAGCCTGAACCTTGGGATATTCAGCTTAACGCTGTCATAACCCAACGTGCTATTTATTGGTATGGTGGCTGA
- a CDS encoding TVP38/TMEM64 family protein: MISLFSTAFIFHNYSSVLINWIEHLGWIAPILFLIIYCVATIMFLPTMVITLAGGALFGPLFGTLLNLLGATSGAAFSFLITRHLIYNWFLQRKGEKLSKLISAVEQKGWVIVAFLRLVPIIPFNIVNYGLGITTIKFRPYLFTTFIFLIPAEIVYTYLGYAGMGVLKQEVFYKHPVVLIAGLVLLLICIIKLLHFDHFRFQNAEKKIID, encoded by the coding sequence TTGATCTCACTTTTTTCGACTGCCTTTATTTTTCATAATTATTCAAGTGTACTCATTAACTGGATTGAGCATCTTGGCTGGATTGCACCCATTCTTTTTTTAATAATATATTGCGTTGCAACCATTATGTTCTTGCCTACTATGGTGATCACCCTGGCCGGCGGGGCGCTTTTCGGGCCTTTGTTTGGCACCCTACTCAATTTATTGGGGGCAACAAGCGGCGCTGCATTCTCTTTCTTAATTACCCGACACTTGATTTATAATTGGTTTTTACAAAGAAAAGGCGAAAAATTAAGCAAACTCATTTCTGCGGTCGAGCAAAAAGGATGGGTGATTGTTGCATTTCTTCGCTTAGTCCCAATAATTCCGTTTAATATAGTCAATTATGGTCTAGGAATAACCACGATTAAATTCCGGCCTTATTTGTTCACTACTTTTATTTTTCTTATTCCCGCTGAAATTGTTTATACCTATCTAGGTTATGCTGGAATGGGGGTTTTAAAACAAGAAGTATTTTATAAACACCCTGTAGTTTTAATAGCGGGTCTTGTTCTATTGCTGATATGTATTATCAAGCTATTGCATTTTGATCACTTTCGTTTTCAAAACGCAGAGAAGAAGATAATTGATTAA